GAAAAGTGCTATGTACGCCTTTGTCATTGAGCTCTGTATCTTCACATAGAGTGGCCCGGCAAAGTCCACACCGGTAACTTCGAATGGTGGTGATTCTGTTATCCTGTCCCTTGGCAACGGTGCAGTAGTCTGTTGCCCAGGCCTTGCTTTGAATTTCCTGCAAAGTACACATCCGGACACCACCTTCCTCACTATCTGCCTTGCCTTAAGAATCCAATATTTCTCTCTTGTCTGCACTAAAGTGTCTTGTACACCTGCATGGCATATTTGCTCATGTTGATTCTGCACCACcatctctgtgtatttgtgtttgctggGCAAAATCCAggggtgtttttctctgtaagaGAGATCTGAATGCTGTAGCCGTCCTCCAACACTAAGCAATGCGTCTTCATCCAGAAATGGTTTGAGCTCCCGTATCCTGGAGTCAGTGTTGGGGCATTTCCCTGCTATCAGCAGATCCATTTCGGAGCAGAAACTTTCTCTTTGAGTCACCTTCGTCCAatatttttctgcttcattcAGCTCTTCCGCTGTCAGTTCACCGCTCACCTTAGATCTTGAGCGTGCGTTGGTGATGAATCTCTTGATCCAGGCTGTCACTCGGAACACTCTTTTTAGTTTGCTGTACTTCTCTAGACATAAGACAGGACTTAGGAAGTCTGGCTCTTGCTGAACAGCCTGTACTGTAATCTGGTATTTGGATCGGAGTTCAGATCCgacctcctcttcctgaacATCTTCCTGAGTACTCTGTGAGTGATCAGCTGTCATTAGAACATAAGGTCCTTTCCACCACAATGTGCTCTGCTTCAGGTCCTGTACAGTTAGGCCTCTGGTGGGAAGGTCGGCTGGGTTAAGTTTCCCCTTGCAGTGAGACCAGGACTGTGGGTCGGTTAGGGTCTGGATTTCTGTGACTCTATTCGCTACGAACTGTTTCCACCTATGAGCAGAGCCGCAGATCCAGTGCAGAACTATCATTGAATCTGTCCACAGTCTGAGTTGTGTCTTGTCTAGCTGCAGCGCTTTCATGAGTGTGTCCCCCAACCTGGCTGCTATCACGGCACCCATCAGCTCCAGGCGTGGCAGAGTCATTCTTTTAAGCGGGGCCACTCTTGACTTGGATGCAACCAGGCTTATGGTCACTTCTCCTTCCCTTGTTTTTCCTTCGATGTAAGCGACTGCACTGTAAGCTCTTTCGCTCGAATCACAGAATACATGCAGCTTTAGCTCTTGGTTGTTCTGCTGTGGCATATGCGTTTTGTACCATCGTGGGATTGACACCTCATGCAGTTGAGGGAGCTCTGAACACCACTGTTGCCACTTCTTTGTCATGTCAGGTGGCAGCTCCTCGTCCCACTGGAGCCCTCTCTCCCACATCTCTTGGAACATGATCTTGATCCTAATCGTGAAGGGTGTCAAGAATCCCAATGGGTCAAAGATTCGAGCAGAAGACTGCAGAACACTtcgttttgtgttttctctatccTTCAGGATATCCAGCAGCCCTCTGAGGTCGAACACGAAGTCATCAGTGGCCGGTCTCCGCACCAAGCCCAGCACCTTGAGAATGgacccgtgtggttctggctgAGCAACGCAATCCATCGAGCTCTCCTGCCATTTCTCTTTGAGCTCAGCAGAGCTTGTCATCCATTTGCATAGCTCCATGCCTGCTTCAGACATTATGTTCTTGGCCGTTTTTGTCACTGTATAGGCCTCTGTCACCTCACTTGAACTTGAAATAAAGTCATCGACATACAGTGAGGAGCTGATGATTCCTACCACCTTTGGGTGTTCTGATTCGTACTGTCTTAGATGCTTCCTAATGGTGGCTGCGAGTAGGAATGGGCTTGACGAAGCTCCAAACACCACCCTCGTCATTCTGAGCATGCGCAGCTTCATGTCCTTGTCCAGTGTTGGTGGACCTGTGAACCACAGGAATCTCACGGCGTCCCGATCTCTTTCTGTGAGTGAAATCTGCAGAAATGCTTTCTTGATGTCTGCCATATAAGCAACTTCATGCAGTCTAAACTTGATCAAAACACTCATCAGATCTGGATTCAGATTGGGGCCGGTTAAGAGACAGTCGTTCAGTGAGGGACTTCCATCTTCGTGAGATGAAGCATCGAATACGACTCGCAGTTTTGTTGTCGCCTTGTCTTCCCTCAGTACAGCATGATGGGGTAAGTAGTATGTCTGAGTGTCTTGCGGTGATGCACGCTCCTTTGGCACATCCTCAGCCATTCCTTGCTTTAGGTAGTCTTCCACGACTtcgttgtatctgctgtacaGAGTGACATCTTTGCtcagtttccttttcaaactctcCACTCTCTTTTTGGCTATGCGGTAGTTGTCTTTAAGTGGTGGATGATCTTGTCGCCATGGCAACTCCACTTGGTAACGCCCGTCCTTGAGAATGGAGGTTTCTTCAAACCGCTGCAATGCTTCCGCATCCTCTGGGCTCTCAGGCTTCTCACTTGTGATGCCCAGGGACTCGAGCTCCCAGAACGCATGCAGTTGTTTGTCCATCTGTGCATCGTTGCTGAGCAGTATGTTCATGCATGTTGACTCCGTCATGCTGGACACTGCCATTGGGCCTTGCACTGCCCATCCAAATGTGCTCTCTAGTGCCACTAGGCTCTTGGTCAGTCTTTCCACTCGGCCAGACACTATCTGCCAGTAATAATCAGAGCCAATTAGCACAGAAAGTTCTGGTTTGTAATCTCCATCACAGTCAGCTAATTGGAGACctcttcttttcatctctttctgtatgtgttcaccTGGAACCCTCATCAGTGCTGTGCACACTTGTGGGGTCACAACAGCTTCTATTTCAATTCTCTGCTGCTTATCCCACACATTCTCCAAGCTGAGCTTCACTATGTTGCGACTCACCGTTGTTGGAGCAGAGGAGCCAAATGTGTGAAGAGTAAGCGTTCCTTGTCTGGTAACAGGTAGCTGTAGCTCCTTCACTACATTCTCATGCACAAAACTCCCCTGACTGCCTCCATCTAGCAGGCAGCGGACCATCTTCCTGCTTGTGGGCCCTACGGCCCATGCCTTGGTGGTCTGTAACAGCACTGTGTTCTCTGCTTTAGGAATTACTGAGCTtacaagtgtgtctgtgttggttGACACATCAGGTGGGGGTGccagatttttctcacacacgGCTGCATGATGCCTGCCACCACATGTGGCACATGACACACCCTTCGTCTTGCAAAACTTAGCAATGTGTTTGGATcccagacacacaaagcacctGCCTagccttttcagtttttctttgcgTGCTGGCACATCGTGGTCTGGACATTTCTCGGATTTGTGTTCAGCACTatcacaaaacaagcaattgtTGACTTTCTGTTCAGTAATGTGTAGCGCAGCTGCAGATGTCAtatttggtttctttattttcatgtcactAGCTGAATGTGATTTGCTGCTGAATTTATTAGTGAACTGGCTTTCTCTCTGATTAAATGATTTCATCATCTGTACAGTTCTCTCTCGGGTCTGAACCTCTGTCTGGAGGAATTTAAGCACATTGTCCACTTTCCACTCATCATTGTCACCTCTTTGACGGCTGTATTCAAGAGCCATGTCATCTGGCATCATCTGGAGCAATATTGGGCATAACATTCCACCATAGGTGTCTGATACCACTCCTAATGATTGTAGGCTTCTGGTTTGAACTTCACATTCATCATACAGCTGTCTTAAGGCAGTGACATCAGATGATCTCTTTACAGGAGTGAGATTCAGTAGCTTTGacatatgtgcatttacaatgAGATCTTTCCTTCCAAATCTTTTTTGAAGTAATTCGATTGCAGCATCATAAttactgtctgtcagtgtgagcCCTGCTACTGACTTTGCAGCTGTTCCAGTAAGATACGTTTTCAGGTAGGTAATCTTCTCTTTCTTGCAGAGTGCACTGTTGTTATGAATAGCAGTCTCATACTGGCTCCAAAATTCCTGCCATAAGCTTACATCTCCGTTGAACTTGTCAATTTGTAATTTTGGcagtctcactgtctgtctatTTGCAGTACTAGCATCACTTTGCCGAGTAGGCGGGGGGTTACTCACAGTCTCGCTGATCACTCGGTGAGCACGCGTCTTTACCTCAATGAGGCGGTCTCTGTAATCTTCTGCGAGTTCAATCTCCGCCTCCACATCTTCCAGTGAAGTGTGTTCCTCCACTATGTTGTCAAGCTCGCGCAAAGTGTCCTCCTTTGTCGACAATACAGCTAACATCTCCCGCACACGGTTGAGATCCCTCTGTTGGTCTTCCTTTCGCAGTTCAACATCAATCTGGTTGATCACTCGCGTAGTGGAGCTACGAATCGTCCGACGTTTCCTTCTCGCCCTTTCTCCTTGCTCCGCTACAAGTGGTCTCTCTTCAGCCGGGTCGTCAGCCATCTCGTTCTAATTCCCGGGTTTCGGCACCAAAATGTTCTGAACTAATGTTGATGGCTACTAAAATAACGAAGGGAGACGtccgttcatttcagatgtttactaaaataaagaacttaacatatttacagcgagtggttggcttgaattgtcagcatccttaacaacataaaacaatggccgctgtacgacctacaacactgcgtatgtgacgtaacacgcacaatgtcccatgggtaatgaagtccatttcaagtccatttcctaagtatatcccaatttaaatgacctaaagtccctttttaatctaatcccatatctgaaacatgaactgttattcttaacacttacttataaattgactaacttattaaatgttgcttttaactattccttttaaatcatctgttctaaataaattctcttcctaacaaataaattcacaacaaagcataaagacaaaaactcaaatattgGATCATTATGTGGTAACGATTTTAAGAAGCGTCTGAAATACATGAAATATGtcttaaagaaaacatacaaaataatctCATCATTTAATTTGAGACTTTATGAAGACATAGAAACAATGACCAGTTAGAAATGGATGGACAAAGACCCCCAACGTCTCAGAACTCAGAACGTTAGGGAAAAATGTCTGGAATTTAAAACCTAGAGCTCTTCTTTAATACGTCATCGCATCCTGTTCATACCTGAAGggacctcttcctcctcctcctcctcctcctcctctccttcttctttcctcctcctcctcctgctcctcctcctcctctccttcttctttcctcctcctcctcctcctcctcctctccttcttctttcctcctcctcctcctgctcctcctcctcctctccttcttctttcctcctcctcctcctcctcctcctcctctccttcttctttcctcctcctcctcctgctcctcctcctcctctccttcttctttcctcctcctcctcctctccttcttcgttcctcctcctcctcctcctctccttcttcgttcctcctcctcctcctgctcctcctcctcctctccttcttctttcttcctcctcctcctgctcctcctcctcctctccttcttcgttcctcctcctcctcctgctcctcctcctcctcctcctcctcctctccttcttgcCTCAGAGTCCAGCCTgattctcctcttccttcctcagctcctcctcctcctcctcctcctcctcctcctctccttcttcttgccTCAGAGTCCAGCCtgattctcctcttcctcctcctcctcctcctcctcctctccttcttcttgccTCAGAGTCCAGCCtgattctcctcttcctcctcctcctcctcctcctctccttcttcttgccTCAGAGTCCAGCCTgattctcctcttccttcctcagctcctcctcctcctcctcctcctcctcctcctcctcctcctcctctccttcttcttgccTCAGAGTCCAGCCtgattctcctcttcctcctcctcctcctcctcctcctcctctccttcttcttgccTCAGAGTCCAGCCtgattctcctcttcctcctcctcctcctcctctccttcttcttgccTCAGAGTCCAGCCtgattctcctcttcctcctcctcctcctcctcctctccttcttcttgccTCAGAGTCCAGCCTgattctcctcttccttccacagctcctcctcctcctcctcctcatcatgcCTGTGGTCCACAAGTCTCCCAGTATACCTGGATCCAACCCCAATCAAACGACGTCTCCCCCCTTCACCACCTCCCCGTTCCTCCCCACCAACTCCACCCTCAACCCGGCCGCCGTCGGCGCCGTCGGCTTCATCAACGACATCCTCAACAAAATCCCCCGTGAGTAGACAGTTTAAAAACCAACGCTAAAAACTGAAATCACACCtgatgaccccccccccccgacccccccccccccccccccccccccccccccccacccacagtGCCTCATTGGGCGATCTACCTGATCGCTGCGGCCGGcgctctgctgctcctgctctgctgtctctgcGTCTGCATCAAGTGCTGCTGCcgagacaagaagaagaagaagaagcagcagaacAACGAGAAGATCAACCTGAGCGACGCCAACGGGAAGACCACCACCGCTCTGGTGAGGGACAGCGCCCCCTGCAGAGGGTCTGACCCCTGCGGTAACATGGAGGTCCATAGCGGGTTCAACGCTCTATTCGGAGCGTGGGAACTGAATTAAGCAGCTGGGATTTCAAGGGATTACTTTCCAGAGAGCTGATCATCTCTGCCACTCAAAGTTACAAATCCATGAGAAAAGACACTTAATTCTCTCTTAAATCTAAGTGGGGAAATTACAAAAAACGTCATTCTCTTAAAGATCCTTTTTCTGAATATTCTCTGAGATCAAACCTTTCTGAGACGAATCAAGAACGGCATGTTAATGTGATCACATGTAGAATCTACAAGAAGGAATTCAGTAACCTGAACACCCCCCAAAACATCTCACGAAACAAAAAAGGCGGGAATAAATGAGTCTCTAATTTAAGGGAAACGAGACGATATGATCTGGGATTATGAAGTCACACactcaggaacacacactcaggaacacacactcaggaacacacactcaggaacacacactcaggaacacacactcaggaacacacactcaggaacacacactcaggaacacacactcaggaacacacaggaacacacaggaacacacactcaggaacacacactcaggaacacacactcaggaacacacactcaggaacacacaggaacacacactcaggaacacacactcaggaacacacactcaggaacacacactcaggaacagacaggaacacacactcaggaacacacactcaggaacacacactcaggaacacACATGCTGAAGGGGTTCTTCTGGGCCCTAAAGGCGTACCATACATCTAATCCAGCCCCCTGATGTGTTCAGGTCCAGCCCGATGTGGGGGATGTGGATTACGGCTCGACGAAAATGCAGAGAGGGAAACTGCTCTACTCTCTGGACTACAACGCCGCTCAGTCTGAGGTCCTTACAGAACCTTTGAAACGACCAGGACCGTAGACTGAGTACAtgaggtcacttcctgtccctttGTCCCTACAGCTCACCGTGGGGATCAAGCAGGCGGACAGTCTGAAGGCCATGGACCTGGGGGGCAGCTCGGACCCGTACGTCAAGGTGTACCTCTGCCCGGCCAAATCCAGAACCGTGGAGACCAAAGTGTTCAAGAACACGCTGAACCCCGTTTTCAATGAGCACTTCAGCTTCCAGGTGAACACACCTGCCGGGCTTCAGTCAACCCAAACACACCAGAACCAGGGTCACTGATAACCCAAACACACCAGAACCAGGGTCACTGATaacccaaacacaacagaaccagGGTCACTGATAACCCAAACACACCAGAACCAGGGTCACTGATaacccaaacacaacagaaccagggtcactgataacccaaacacaacagaaccagggtcactgataacccaaacacaacagaaccagGATTACTGATAACCCAAACACATCAGAACCAGGGTCACTGATAACCCAAACACATCAGAACCAGGGTCACTGATAACCCAAACACACCAGAACCAGGGTCACTGATAACCCAAACACACCAGAACCAGGGTCACTGATAACCCAAACACACCAGAACCAGGGTCACTGAAAACCCAAACACATCAGAACCAGGGTAACTGATAACCCAAACACATCAGAACCAGGGTAACTGATaacccaaacacaacagaaccagGGTCACTGATAACCCAAACACATCAGAACCAGGATTACTGATAACCCAAACACATCAGAACCAGGGTCACTGATAACCTAAACACAGCAGAACCAGGGTCACTGATAacccaaacacagcagaacCAGGGTCACTGATAACCCAAACACATCAGAACAAGGGTCACTGATaacccaaacacaacagaaccagGGTCACTGATAACCCAAACACACCAGAACCAGGGTCACTGATAACCCAAACACACCAGAACAAGGGTCACTGATaacccaaacacaacagaaccagGGTCACTGATAACCCAAACACACCAGAACCAGGGTCACTGATAACCCAAACACATCAGAACCAGGGTAACTGATaacccaaacacaacagaaccagGGTCACTGATAACCCAAACACATCAAAACCAGGGTCACTGATAACCCAAACACATCAGAACCAGGGTCACTGATAACCCAAACACACCAGAACCAGGGTCACTGATAACCCAAACACACCAGAACCAGGGTCACTGATaacccaaacacaacagaaccagGGTCACTGATAACCCAAACACATCAGAACCAGGATTACTGATAACCCAAACACATCAGAACCAGGGTCACTGATAACCTAAACACAGCAGAACCAGGGTCACTGATAacccaaacacagcagaacCAGGGTCACTGATAACCCAAACACATCAGAACAAGGGTCACTGATaacccaaacacaacagaaccagGGTCACTGATAACCCAAACACACCAGAACCAGGGTCACTGATAACCCAAACACACCAGAACAAGGGTCACTGATaacccaaacacaacagaaccagGGTCACTGATAACCCAAACACACCAGAACCAGGGTCACTGATAACCCAAACACATCAGAACCAGGGTAACTGATaacccaaacacaacagaaccagGGTCACTGATAACCCAAACACATCAAAACCAGGGTCACTGATAACCCAAACACATCAGAACCAGGGTCACTGATAACCCAAACACATCAGAACCAGGGTAACTGATGataatatgtttgtgttatGTTATTGAACCCACAAATGGTTTTAATCACAAACTGTTGACCTGCATGATAAATAATCtaattacccccccccccccttttcctccgttattgcccccccccccttcctgcGTTATTGTCCCCCCCCTTTTCCTCCGTTATTGCCCCCCCCTTTTCCTCCATTattgtctcccccccccccccccagttgtCGAAGGCGTCGCTGCTGAAGTCGACGGCGGTGATGCAGGTTTTTGACTTCAACAGATTTTCCAAACACAACCTGATCGGAGAGCTGCGTCTGCCGCTGAGCAGCGTCGACTGGAACCACGTCATCGAGGAGTGGCAGGACCTCGCCGAGCCGGCCAAGTTCGAGGTTTCCCTATCTGCTTTACAGTCACCATGCAGGCagataaaactttaaaaaaaacgcaatttaatttaaagtaatttcattttaatttgaagttttattgaattttattcaaata
Above is a genomic segment from Eleginops maclovinus isolate JMC-PN-2008 ecotype Puerto Natales chromosome 2, JC_Emac_rtc_rv5, whole genome shotgun sequence containing:
- the syt8 gene encoding synaptotagmin VIII isoform X1, with protein sequence MPVVHKSPSIPGSNPNQTTSPPFTTSPFLPTNSTLNPAAVGAVGFINDILNKIPLPHWAIYLIAAAGALLLLLCCLCVCIKCCCRDKKKKKKQQNNEKINLSDANGKTTTALVQPDVGDVDYGSTKMQRGKLLYSLDYNAAQSELTVGIKQADSLKAMDLGGSSDPYVKVYLCPAKSRTVETKVFKNTLNPVFNEHFSFQLSKASLLKSTAVMQVFDFNRFSKHNLIGELRLPLSSVDWNHVIEEWQDLAEPAKFEEEELGEICFSLRYVPSAAKLTVAILEAKNLKSMDMGGSSEMCSVFVVVTATPGTSKAFYFIFFNSSSFPLFTLRVNHVFLFIADPYVKVQLALDKRKWKKRKTSMKKRTLNPYYNESFTFDVTFEQIQRVNLVISVWDHDAMTRNDAMGKIFLGCDASGNQLRHWADMLSNPRRPVAQWHSLLTAEQVNATLTLKKKIPLQSKLPFLKDT
- the syt8 gene encoding synaptotagmin VIII isoform X3, which encodes MPVVHKSPSIPGSNPNQTTSPPFTTSPFLPTNSTLNPAAVGAVGFINDILNKIPLPHWAIYLIAAAGALLLLLCCLCVCIKCCCRDKKKKKKQQNNEKINLSDANGKTTTALVQPDVGDVDYGSTKMQRGKLLYSLDYNAAQSELTVGIKQADSLKAMDLGGSSDPYVKVYLCPAKSRTVETKVFKNTLNPVFNEHFSFQLSKASLLKSTAVMQVFDFNRFSKHNLIGELRLPLSSVDWNHVIEEWQDLAEPAKFEEEELGEICFSLRYVPSAAKLTVAILEAKNLKSMDMGGSSEMCSVFVVVTATPGTNPYVKVQLALDKRKWKKRKTSMKKRTLNPYYNESFTFDVTFEQIQRVNLVISVWDHDAMTRNDAMGKIFLGCDASGNQLRHWADMLSNPRRPVAQWHSLLTAEQVNATLTLKKKIPLQSKLPFLKDT
- the syt8 gene encoding synaptotagmin VIII isoform X2 produces the protein MPVVHKSPSIPGSNPNQTTSPPFTTSPFLPTNSTLNPAAVGAVGFINDILNKIPLPHWAIYLIAAAGALLLLLCCLCVCIKCCCRDKKKKKKQQNNEKINLSDANGKTTTALVQPDVGDVDYGSTKMQRGKLLYSLDYNAAQSELTVGIKQADSLKAMDLGGSSDPYVKVYLCPAKSRTVETKVFKNTLNPVFNEHFSFQLSKASLLKSTAVMQVFDFNRFSKHNLIGELRLPLSSVDWNHVIEEWQDLAEPAKFEEEELGEICFSLRYVPSAAKLTVAILEAKNLKSMDMGGSSVTATPGTSKAFYFIFFNSSSFPLFTLRVNHVFLFIADPYVKVQLALDKRKWKKRKTSMKKRTLNPYYNESFTFDVTFEQIQRVNLVISVWDHDAMTRNDAMGKIFLGCDASGNQLRHWADMLSNPRRPVAQWHSLLTAEQVNATLTLKKKIPLQSKLPFLKDT
- the syt8 gene encoding synaptotagmin VIII isoform X4 — encoded protein: MPVVHKSPSIPGSNPNQTTSPPFTTSPFLPTNSTLNPAAVGAVGFINDILNKIPLPHWAIYLIAAAGALLLLLCCLCVCIKCCCRDKKKKKKQQNNEKINLSDANGKTTTALVQPDVGDVDYGSTKMQRGKLLYSLDYNAAQSELTVGIKQADSLKAMDLGGSSDPYVKVYLCPAKSRTVETKVFKNTLNPVFNEHFSFQLSKASLLKSTAVMQVFDFNRFSKHNLIGELRLPLSSVDWNHVIEEWQDLAEPAKFEEEELGEICFSLRYVPSAAKLTVAILEAKNLKSMDMGGSSVTATPGTNPYVKVQLALDKRKWKKRKTSMKKRTLNPYYNESFTFDVTFEQIQRVNLVISVWDHDAMTRNDAMGKIFLGCDASGNQLRHWADMLSNPRRPVAQWHSLLTAEQVNATLTLKKKIPLQSKLPFLKDT
- the syt8 gene encoding synaptotagmin VIII isoform X5, whose amino-acid sequence is MPVVHKSPSIPGSNPNQTTSPPFTTSPFLPTNSTLNPAAVGAVGFINDILNKIPLPHWAIYLIAAAGALLLLLCCLCVCIKCCCRDKKKKKKQQNNEKINLSDANGKTTTALVQPDVGDVDYGSTKMQRGKLLYSLDYNAAQSELTVGIKQADSLKAMDLGGSSDPYVKVYLCPAKSRTVETKVFKNTLNPVFNEHFSFQLSKASLLKSTAVMQVFDFNRFSKHNLIGELRLPLSSVDWNHVIEEWQDLAEPAKFEEEELGEICFSLRYVPSAAKLTVAILEAKNLKSMDMGGSSDPYVKVQLALDKRKWKKRKTSMKKRTLNPYYNESFTFDVTFEQIQRVNLVISVWDHDAMTRNDAMGKIFLGCDASGNQLRHWADMLSNPRRPVAQWHSLLTAEQVNATLTLKKKIPLQSKLPFLKDT